The proteins below are encoded in one region of Thermococcus peptonophilus:
- the mbhE gene encoding hydrogen gas-evolving membrane-bound hydrogenase subunit E — translation MKRTLAYLSLLFILGALLYIANPNYGLKFGPGGEDWLKYRYTDNYYIEHGIEEVGGTNIVTDIVFDYRGYDTIGEATVLFTAIAGAVALLRPWRRDEK, via the coding sequence ATGAAGAGAACCCTGGCTTATCTGTCGCTCCTGTTCATACTCGGTGCACTCCTCTACATAGCGAACCCCAACTACGGCCTTAAGTTCGGGCCTGGCGGAGAAGACTGGCTGAAGTACCGCTACACTGACAACTACTACATCGAGCACGGCATCGAGGAGGTTGGCGGTACCAACATCGTAACCGACATCGTATTCGACTACCGTGGCTACGATACCATTGGAGAGGCAACCGTTCTCTTCACGGCCATAGCAGGTGCAGTTGCACTTCTAAGGCCCTGGAGGAGGGATGAGAAATGA
- a CDS encoding cupin domain-containing protein, with product MFVGHYKDVPEKDTGFEGVTIRWLVSPKLGAKNFAMRYFVMKKGSEIPIHQHDWEHEIFIVRGEGVITNGKEEFHVKEGNFLYVPPNEPHGYKATGETLEFLCIIPAKKEAIPEDEWA from the coding sequence ATGTTCGTCGGGCACTATAAGGACGTCCCTGAGAAGGACACCGGTTTTGAGGGAGTGACGATCCGCTGGCTCGTTTCTCCAAAGCTCGGCGCGAAAAACTTTGCGATGCGCTACTTCGTCATGAAGAAGGGCTCCGAGATACCGATACACCAGCACGACTGGGAGCATGAGATATTCATCGTCAGGGGGGAGGGGGTAATAACCAACGGGAAGGAGGAGTTCCACGTTAAGGAGGGCAACTTCCTCTACGTTCCGCCCAACGAGCCGCACGGCTACAAGGCAACGGGAGAGACGCTGGAGTTCCTCTGCATAATCCCTGCCAAGAAAGAAGCTATCCCAGAGGACGAATGGGCCTGA
- a CDS encoding tRNA (N(6)-L-threonylcarbamoyladenosine(37)-C(2))-methylthiotransferase gives MVSVYVESYGCTRNKADGEIMEAILLRAGYELAESPESADYIVVNTCAVKDPTEHKMARRIRELLDSGKKVIATGCLVHVNPEVIDPRVSGMLGVKSIDRIAEAIDVAERGGKLVSVEGWKERKVDKLELPRLWKSGVVFVVPISEGCLNACTYCATRFARGVLKSYKPELIVKWVKEALARGYKEIQLSSEDTGCYGFDIGANLAELLDEITAIEGDFRVRVGMMNPNHVLKFLDELIEAYQNPKVYKFLHLPVQSGDNEILRRMGRNYTVEEFEEIVREFRKKIPGLNLNTDIIVGFPGESDEAFQNTVELVKRVRPDKINVSRYSPRPGTIAAKWKQLPGWKVKERSRLLHRLRLQIAYEINRTYLGKAVEVLVHGPGEKGGIEGRTFNYKDIILDAGDRGEITRAKITWAGSTYLRGELEKSV, from the coding sequence ATGGTCAGCGTCTACGTCGAGAGCTACGGCTGCACGAGGAATAAAGCAGACGGGGAGATTATGGAAGCTATTCTGCTTAGGGCTGGCTATGAGTTAGCAGAAAGCCCGGAAAGCGCCGACTACATCGTCGTGAACACCTGCGCCGTCAAAGACCCAACGGAGCATAAGATGGCGAGGAGAATACGCGAACTTCTCGATTCTGGAAAGAAGGTTATCGCAACCGGCTGTCTCGTCCACGTTAACCCTGAGGTTATTGACCCCCGCGTCTCCGGGATGCTCGGCGTCAAGAGCATAGACAGAATCGCCGAGGCAATAGACGTGGCTGAACGCGGAGGGAAGCTGGTCTCAGTTGAGGGCTGGAAGGAAAGGAAGGTAGACAAGCTCGAACTGCCTCGCCTCTGGAAGTCCGGCGTCGTCTTCGTCGTCCCGATAAGTGAGGGTTGCCTCAACGCCTGCACCTATTGTGCAACACGCTTCGCCCGCGGTGTGCTCAAGAGCTACAAGCCCGAACTCATAGTTAAGTGGGTAAAAGAGGCCCTTGCGAGGGGCTACAAGGAAATCCAGCTCTCAAGCGAGGATACCGGGTGCTACGGTTTTGACATCGGAGCGAACCTGGCAGAGCTCCTCGACGAAATAACAGCCATCGAAGGAGACTTTCGCGTCAGGGTCGGCATGATGAACCCGAACCACGTCTTAAAGTTCCTCGACGAGCTGATAGAGGCCTACCAAAACCCCAAGGTCTACAAGTTCCTTCACCTGCCCGTTCAGAGCGGCGACAACGAAATTCTGAGAAGGATGGGGCGGAACTACACCGTTGAGGAGTTCGAGGAGATCGTGAGGGAATTCCGGAAGAAAATCCCCGGTCTGAACCTCAACACCGATATAATAGTCGGTTTTCCGGGGGAGAGCGACGAGGCCTTTCAGAACACAGTTGAGCTTGTAAAGAGGGTCAGGCCGGACAAGATAAACGTTTCCCGTTATTCCCCAAGACCGGGAACGATAGCGGCCAAGTGGAAGCAACTGCCCGGCTGGAAGGTGAAGGAGCGCTCCCGCCTGTTGCACAGGCTCCGCCTCCAGATAGCCTACGAGATAAACCGGACCTATCTTGGAAAGGCAGTCGAAGTTCTTGTTCACGGTCCCGGTGAAAAGGGCGGAATCGAGGGTAGAACGTTCAACTACAAGGACATAATTCTCGACGCAGGTGACAGGGGAGAAATAACCCGGGCCAAGATCACGTGGGCCGGTTCAACGTATCTGAGGGGAGAACTGGAAAAAAGTGTTTGA
- the mnhG gene encoding monovalent cation/H(+) antiporter subunit G produces the protein MNYVEVLIYVFLGISVTFNLLGSFALLRFPDVYTRLHGATKCTTFGTIFAVFAVVTHALYQLHRTGDSKYLQMALHSFIALIALLLTNPTGAHAIAKAAHLSGVKPVRAVVDAYEEKLGGGSK, from the coding sequence ATGAACTACGTTGAGGTGCTCATCTACGTCTTCCTCGGGATAAGCGTAACCTTCAACCTCCTCGGAAGCTTCGCGCTCCTCCGCTTCCCGGACGTTTACACAAGGCTCCACGGTGCGACCAAGTGCACGACCTTTGGGACGATCTTCGCGGTCTTTGCCGTCGTCACCCACGCCCTCTACCAGCTCCACAGGACAGGAGACTCCAAGTACCTTCAGATGGCCCTCCACAGTTTCATCGCCCTCATAGCGCTCCTTCTCACGAACCCGACTGGAGCGCACGCGATAGCCAAAGCGGCACACCTCAGCGGGGTGAAGCCAGTTAGGGCCGTTGTTGATGCCTACGAGGAGAAGCTCGGGGGTGGTTCCAAATGA
- the hydB gene encoding NADPH-dependent hydrogenase/sulfhydrogenase 1 subunit beta: protein MRYVKLPKENTYTFLERLKDWGKLYAPVKISEKFYDFREIDDVRKVEFHYNRTIMPPKKFFFLPREKLFEFDLSKPEYSEVIEDVEPFVIFGVHACDIFGLKILDTVYLDEFPDKYYKARREKGIIIGISCMPDEYCFCNLRETDFADDGFDLFLHELPDGWLVRVGSPMGHRIVDKNIKLFEEVTTEDICNFREFENKRAQAFKYHEDWSNLRYLLELEMEHPMWDEQADLCLACGICNTTCPTCRCYEVQDIVNLDGNTGYRERRWDSCQFRSHGLVAGGHNFRPTKKDRFRNRYLCKNSYNEKLGLSYCVGCGRCTYFCPAGISFVRNLRTILGLEEKSCPSEITEEIPKRGFAYASHIRGDEL from the coding sequence TTGAGATACGTTAAGCTCCCGAAGGAGAACACGTACACATTCCTTGAGCGCCTGAAGGATTGGGGCAAGCTCTACGCTCCCGTCAAGATTTCGGAGAAGTTCTACGACTTCAGGGAGATAGATGACGTCAGGAAGGTCGAGTTCCACTACAACAGGACGATAATGCCGCCTAAGAAGTTCTTCTTTCTTCCGAGGGAGAAGCTCTTCGAGTTCGACCTGAGCAAGCCTGAGTACAGTGAGGTCATTGAGGACGTAGAGCCCTTCGTGATCTTCGGCGTCCACGCCTGCGATATCTTCGGCCTCAAAATCCTCGATACAGTCTATCTCGACGAGTTCCCAGACAAGTACTACAAGGCGAGGCGCGAGAAGGGCATAATCATCGGGATAAGCTGTATGCCCGACGAGTACTGCTTCTGCAACCTAAGGGAGACTGACTTTGCAGATGATGGCTTCGACCTCTTCCTCCACGAGCTCCCGGACGGTTGGCTCGTTAGAGTCGGCTCACCAATGGGCCATAGGATAGTTGATAAGAACATCAAGCTCTTTGAGGAGGTAACCACTGAGGACATCTGCAACTTCAGGGAATTCGAGAACAAGCGCGCTCAGGCGTTCAAGTACCACGAGGACTGGAGCAACCTGCGCTACCTCCTTGAGCTTGAGATGGAGCACCCGATGTGGGACGAACAGGCCGACCTCTGCCTCGCCTGCGGAATCTGCAATACAACCTGCCCGACGTGCCGCTGCTACGAGGTGCAGGACATAGTGAACCTCGATGGGAACACCGGCTACCGTGAGAGGCGCTGGGATTCCTGCCAGTTCAGGAGCCACGGACTTGTGGCGGGTGGCCACAACTTCAGGCCGACGAAGAAAGACCGCTTCAGGAACCGCTACCTCTGTAAGAACTCCTACAACGAGAAGCTCGGCCTGAGCTACTGCGTTGGCTGCGGAAGGTGCACCTACTTCTGCCCGGCCGGCATAAGCTTCGTGAGGAACCTGAGGACTATCCTCGGCCTCGAAGAGAAGTCCTGCCCAAGCGAGATAACCGAAGAGATTCCGAAGAGGGGCTTCGCCTACGCATCCCACATAAGGGGGGATGAGCTGTGA
- a CDS encoding type II toxin-antitoxin system VapC family toxin has translation MRHTLVDTSVLVEYLKGNERAERLLSELFREENILYINSVVFSEVVYVMMGHYSGRAPRSLKRKPDKLPGELKLVFSALSKYGFVETTRRTTEIARELIEKYALLPNDAMILATCIEHGFSLATMDDEFKGSSRKGEG, from the coding sequence ATGAGGCACACGTTGGTAGACACCTCCGTTCTGGTTGAGTACTTAAAGGGAAACGAGCGCGCCGAGAGGCTTCTTTCAGAACTATTCAGGGAAGAGAACATCCTCTACATAAACTCAGTAGTCTTCAGCGAGGTAGTCTACGTGATGATGGGACACTATTCGGGGAGAGCGCCGAGGAGTCTCAAACGAAAGCCAGACAAGTTGCCGGGGGAACTTAAGCTTGTATTCTCTGCACTTTCGAAGTATGGTTTTGTCGAGACTACAAGGAGGACAACTGAAATCGCCCGCGAGCTGATAGAAAAGTACGCGCTCCTTCCCAACGACGCCATGATTTTGGCCACCTGCATCGAGCACGGCTTTTCCTTGGCCACGATGGATGATGAATTCAAAGGTTCCAGCCGAAAAGGAGAAGGTTGA
- a CDS encoding hydrogenase maturation protease, which translates to MKTLILALGNELMKDDGAGLKAGRILAERGYNVLEVGTDIFQLANHYGGEERIVIIDAILSDKLKAGEVVHFKGEEIFEKLNAEIRSAHFIGAIDGLKLLMELDERLKKAEIHFIGIVAKEIGLGMELSDEVKAGVQKAVELAEKLAK; encoded by the coding sequence ATGAAAACCCTCATTCTCGCCCTCGGCAACGAGCTGATGAAGGACGATGGAGCCGGGCTAAAAGCGGGCAGAATTCTCGCGGAAAGAGGGTACAACGTGCTTGAAGTTGGGACGGACATCTTCCAGCTTGCCAACCACTACGGCGGCGAGGAGAGGATAGTAATCATCGACGCCATCCTGAGCGATAAGCTGAAGGCCGGTGAAGTTGTCCACTTCAAGGGTGAGGAGATTTTTGAGAAGCTGAATGCCGAAATCAGGAGCGCCCACTTCATTGGTGCCATCGATGGACTAAAGCTCCTCATGGAGCTCGATGAGAGGCTGAAAAAGGCGGAGATCCACTTTATCGGGATTGTCGCCAAGGAGATAGGCCTCGGTATGGAGCTGAGCGATGAGGTAAAAGCTGGGGTCCAAAAAGCGGTTGAACTCGCCGAGAAACTGGCGAAGTGA
- a CDS encoding monovalent cation/H+ antiporter subunit E, whose product MPFIVAFLFAYIVWLVLTAGSSGLLWSTEELVAGLIFAAIVGYATRDVVGENSTRFLNPVKWLLGIAYAPVLFWGMVKANFDVAYRVITGKIRPGIVRVPVDLENDAQYTILSNSITLTPGTLTVEADPEEKALYVHWINVPKGLERPESSEPVAGPFEKWARRLGR is encoded by the coding sequence TTGCCGTTCATAGTGGCTTTCCTCTTTGCCTACATCGTGTGGCTGGTCTTAACAGCGGGAAGCAGCGGACTGCTGTGGAGTACAGAAGAACTAGTGGCTGGACTGATATTCGCGGCAATAGTTGGCTATGCAACGAGGGATGTTGTAGGTGAAAACTCAACGCGCTTCCTGAACCCAGTGAAGTGGTTACTTGGGATTGCCTACGCTCCAGTCCTCTTCTGGGGCATGGTAAAGGCTAACTTTGACGTCGCTTACAGAGTCATAACCGGAAAGATAAGGCCTGGAATAGTCCGCGTCCCGGTGGACCTCGAAAACGACGCCCAATACACAATCCTCAGCAACTCAATCACACTTACCCCGGGAACCCTGACAGTTGAAGCCGATCCGGAAGAGAAGGCGCTCTACGTCCACTGGATTAACGTGCCAAAGGGCCTTGAGAGGCCCGAAAGCTCGGAGCCGGTCGCTGGGCCCTTCGAAAAGTGGGCCAGGAGGCTGGGAAGATGA
- the hydD gene encoding NADPH-dependent hydrogenase/sulfhydrogenase 1 subunit delta: MSDKKIRIGFYALTSCYGCQLQFAMMDEILQLIPNVEIACWFMLERDSYEDEPVDIALIEGSVSTEEEIELVKKIRENAKIVVAVGSCAVQGGVQSWEKDKPLEELWKKVYGDAKVKFQPKMAEPVSNYIKVDYNIYGCPPEKRDFLYTLGTLLIGSWPEDIDYPVCLECRLRGNTCVLLEKGEPCLGPVTRAGCDARCPAFGIACIGCRGAIGYDVAWFDSLARVFREKGLTKEEILERMRMFNAHNPKLEEMVNKIFEGVKE; this comes from the coding sequence ATGAGTGATAAGAAGATAAGGATTGGGTTTTACGCTTTAACGTCATGTTACGGCTGCCAGCTCCAGTTTGCAATGATGGATGAGATACTCCAGCTCATTCCAAACGTGGAGATAGCCTGCTGGTTCATGCTGGAGAGGGACTCCTACGAGGACGAGCCGGTCGACATAGCGCTCATCGAGGGGAGCGTTTCAACGGAGGAAGAAATAGAGCTCGTCAAGAAGATACGCGAGAACGCCAAGATAGTGGTTGCAGTCGGCTCCTGCGCCGTCCAGGGTGGTGTGCAGAGCTGGGAGAAGGACAAACCGCTGGAGGAGCTGTGGAAGAAGGTCTACGGCGATGCAAAGGTCAAGTTCCAGCCCAAGATGGCCGAACCGGTTTCTAACTACATTAAAGTGGACTACAACATTTACGGCTGTCCGCCGGAGAAGAGGGACTTCCTCTACACGCTCGGAACGCTTCTCATAGGCTCGTGGCCCGAGGACATTGATTATCCAGTCTGCCTCGAGTGCAGGCTCAGGGGGAACACCTGCGTCCTCCTTGAGAAGGGCGAGCCCTGTCTCGGCCCGGTAACGAGGGCGGGCTGCGATGCCAGATGCCCTGCCTTTGGAATAGCGTGCATCGGGTGCAGGGGAGCGATAGGCTACGATGTTGCCTGGTTTGACTCCCTCGCGAGGGTCTTCAGGGAGAAGGGGCTGACCAAGGAGGAGATTCTGGAGAGGATGAGAATGTTCAACGCCCACAACCCGAAGCTAGAGGAGATGGTTAACAAGATATTCGAGGGGGTGAAAGAATGA
- a CDS encoding cation:proton antiporter, with amino-acid sequence MAFFYAMVLVGMAGLISVLRLILGPTVPDRVVGVDTLNTLVVAGMILLGAAYDRTIYIDIAIVYALLSYIGTLVIAKYLQGGLA; translated from the coding sequence ATGGCATTCTTCTACGCGATGGTTCTCGTTGGGATGGCAGGTCTTATCTCGGTGCTGAGGTTAATACTCGGGCCTACGGTTCCCGACAGGGTCGTCGGCGTTGACACCCTCAACACCCTCGTCGTCGCGGGCATGATATTACTCGGAGCCGCATACGACAGGACGATCTACATCGACATCGCGATAGTCTACGCCCTTCTGAGCTACATAGGCACGCTGGTGATAGCCAAGTACCTCCAGGGGGGATTGGCATGA
- a CDS encoding hydrogenase subunit MbhD domain-containing protein, translated as MNAVGLDMLIQAIILLGVLITAYLTIRYRDLLSAALASAAMSLLLSLEFYTLHAPDVAIAEAAVGAGVVTAVVVYGIAKTERWEREVP; from the coding sequence ATGAACGCCGTTGGCCTTGACATGCTCATCCAGGCCATAATCCTCTTAGGAGTGCTCATCACGGCCTATCTTACAATACGCTACCGCGATCTTCTGTCGGCGGCATTGGCCTCGGCAGCGATGAGCCTCCTGCTCAGCCTTGAGTTCTACACCCTGCACGCGCCGGACGTTGCGATAGCAGAGGCGGCTGTCGGTGCTGGCGTTGTTACTGCCGTCGTTGTTTACGGCATCGCGAAGACGGAAAGGTGGGAGCGTGAGGTGCCATGA
- a CDS encoding metallophosphoesterase family protein, whose amino-acid sequence MNMKKAVALLILAVVFTAGCIGSTTNTNTETASTSAQSSGINFKSYAPGKVIASWYELFNGTFYVSNGYENLVKHYFPNANVKPSSEYSGSGILVLSPQDVYSKKTLFGKPVQVQKLDFFGYIAYRNGMHYIAPWHGIVAIFNSKEGNAVMVVSGTSRAGVGAALNFLAGIKSGKVQLDRTAVVRSRDFEGILVKEIGDTNLDGIAEDDEFVTLHQIIFDEPFQYYWRVVKGENVTVSGGFIKLVNDTKVYIHALGFNVSVRVKNNKGITLTYVIDNINPNYVIARSDQKGAVKAADFGGTRVVVISSGDFSIVPANVSNYTVLAFGDHRPGSGEKQPEVFFKIRDAINGEDGAFVIDSGDLVYSGTIYQWEELMRAWKWNKPVFVAVGNHEYNGEGVNIYHYYFGPTDYAFSLGGYRYIFANDVMNGYRLTDEQWEWLKKELETAKKRGERPVVVMHAPPYDPRPSDEHALDPSDAKKLLKLMREYNAFGIFGHIHIYWYGTYEGVPFVITGGAGAPLYAKPEEGGFYHYVRLFMKEDGSIEVEPVKVSP is encoded by the coding sequence ATGAATATGAAAAAAGCCGTTGCCCTTTTAATACTGGCGGTTGTATTCACCGCCGGTTGTATAGGAAGTACTACTAACACAAACACGGAAACAGCTTCAACGAGCGCTCAGAGTTCGGGCATAAACTTCAAGAGCTACGCCCCCGGCAAGGTCATCGCCAGCTGGTACGAGCTTTTCAACGGGACATTCTACGTAAGCAATGGCTATGAGAACCTCGTGAAGCACTACTTCCCGAATGCCAACGTTAAACCTTCCTCCGAATACTCCGGTAGCGGCATCCTGGTTTTATCGCCGCAGGACGTTTATTCAAAGAAGACCCTCTTCGGAAAGCCGGTTCAGGTGCAGAAGCTTGATTTCTTCGGATACATAGCCTACAGGAACGGCATGCACTACATCGCCCCCTGGCACGGCATTGTTGCAATATTCAACTCCAAAGAAGGGAATGCAGTAATGGTGGTCTCCGGCACAAGCAGGGCTGGAGTCGGTGCGGCACTCAACTTCCTCGCGGGCATAAAATCCGGGAAAGTCCAGCTCGACAGGACGGCGGTTGTTCGTTCAAGGGACTTCGAGGGGATACTGGTGAAGGAGATAGGCGACACGAACCTCGATGGAATAGCTGAGGACGATGAGTTCGTTACTCTCCATCAGATAATCTTTGACGAACCATTCCAGTACTACTGGCGCGTCGTCAAAGGGGAGAACGTAACCGTCAGCGGCGGCTTTATTAAGCTGGTGAACGACACCAAGGTCTACATCCATGCCCTCGGCTTCAACGTGAGCGTTAGGGTGAAGAACAACAAAGGGATAACCCTCACCTACGTGATAGACAACATCAACCCCAACTACGTTATCGCTAGAAGTGACCAGAAGGGGGCTGTGAAGGCGGCGGATTTTGGCGGAACGAGGGTGGTCGTGATCTCCTCCGGGGACTTCTCAATAGTGCCCGCAAACGTTAGCAACTATACAGTCTTGGCGTTCGGCGATCACAGGCCAGGAAGCGGCGAGAAACAGCCAGAGGTCTTCTTCAAGATCAGGGATGCGATCAACGGGGAAGACGGCGCCTTTGTTATTGACAGCGGCGACCTTGTGTACTCTGGCACTATTTACCAGTGGGAGGAGCTTATGAGGGCCTGGAAGTGGAACAAGCCGGTATTTGTGGCAGTTGGAAACCATGAGTACAATGGAGAGGGCGTCAACATCTACCATTACTACTTCGGCCCGACTGACTACGCCTTCAGCCTCGGAGGCTACCGCTACATCTTCGCAAACGACGTTATGAACGGTTACAGACTCACCGATGAACAGTGGGAGTGGCTGAAAAAAGAACTGGAGACCGCAAAGAAACGTGGAGAGAGACCTGTTGTAGTTATGCACGCGCCGCCCTACGACCCGAGGCCGAGCGATGAGCATGCCCTCGATCCCTCTGATGCCAAGAAGCTCCTCAAACTTATGAGAGAATACAACGCCTTTGGAATCTTCGGCCACATCCACATCTACTGGTACGGAACTTATGAGGGAGTTCCGTTTGTCATAACGGGAGGAGCAGGAGCACCGCTATACGCCAAGCCAGAGGAAGGCGGATTCTACCACTACGTCCGCCTGTTTATGAAGGAGGACGGATCGATTGAAGTTGAGCCTGTCAAGGTCTCTCCTTGA
- the hydA gene encoding NADPH-dependent hydrogenase/sulfhydrogenase 1 subunit alpha, which produces MKNVYLPITVDHIARVEGKGGVEIVVGDDGVKEVKLNIIEGPRFFEAITLGKKLDEALSVYPRICSFCSAAHKLTALEAAEKAVGFTPREEIQALREVLYIGDMIESHALHLYLLVLPDYMGYSGPLHMVEEYKREIKTALDLKNLGSWIMDELGSRAIHQENAVLGGFGKLPDKSVLEEMKRRLKEALPKAEYTFELFTKLEQYEEVEGPITHIAVKPRNGVYGIYGDYLKASDGNEFPSEEYREHIKEFVVEHSFAKHSHYHGKPFMVGAISRLVNNADTLYGRAKELYESHKDLLRPTNPFANNLAQALELVYFTERAIDLIDETLSKWPIRPRDEVEIRDGFGVSTTEAPRGVLVYALKVENGRVSYADIITPTAFNLAMMEEHVRMMAEKHYNDDPERLKFFAEMVVRAYDPCISCSVHVARL; this is translated from the coding sequence ATGAAGAACGTTTATCTCCCGATCACCGTTGACCACATAGCGAGGGTCGAGGGCAAGGGCGGCGTTGAGATCGTTGTAGGTGACGACGGCGTGAAAGAGGTCAAGCTCAACATCATTGAGGGGCCGCGCTTTTTCGAGGCCATAACTCTCGGCAAGAAGCTCGACGAAGCCCTATCGGTATATCCAAGAATATGCTCCTTCTGTTCCGCCGCCCACAAGCTCACTGCCCTTGAGGCCGCTGAGAAGGCAGTCGGTTTCACCCCGCGCGAGGAAATCCAGGCCCTCAGGGAGGTCCTTTACATCGGCGACATGATAGAGAGCCATGCACTCCACCTCTACCTCCTCGTCCTGCCTGATTACATGGGCTACTCTGGGCCGCTCCACATGGTAGAGGAGTACAAGAGGGAAATAAAGACTGCCCTCGACCTCAAGAACCTCGGGAGCTGGATCATGGACGAACTCGGAAGCAGGGCAATCCACCAGGAGAACGCGGTCTTAGGCGGCTTCGGGAAACTCCCTGACAAGAGCGTGCTTGAGGAGATGAAGAGACGCCTTAAGGAGGCCCTTCCGAAGGCGGAGTACACCTTCGAGCTCTTCACAAAGCTTGAGCAGTACGAGGAAGTCGAGGGGCCGATCACCCACATAGCAGTCAAGCCTAGGAATGGAGTTTATGGAATCTACGGCGACTACCTCAAGGCCTCGGACGGAAATGAATTCCCGAGTGAAGAATACAGGGAGCACATAAAGGAGTTCGTCGTTGAGCACAGCTTCGCCAAGCACAGCCACTACCACGGGAAGCCCTTCATGGTCGGTGCAATATCGCGCCTCGTGAACAACGCAGATACACTCTACGGAAGGGCCAAAGAGCTCTACGAGAGCCATAAAGACCTGCTCCGACCTACAAACCCCTTCGCCAACAACCTCGCGCAGGCGCTTGAGCTCGTCTACTTCACGGAGAGGGCGATAGACCTTATCGATGAGACCCTCTCGAAGTGGCCGATAAGACCGAGGGACGAGGTGGAGATAAGGGACGGTTTCGGCGTCTCAACTACCGAGGCCCCGCGTGGAGTGCTCGTTTACGCGCTCAAGGTCGAGAATGGAAGGGTCAGCTATGCAGACATAATCACGCCCACCGCTTTTAACCTCGCCATGATGGAGGAGCACGTGAGGATGATGGCGGAGAAGCACTACAACGACGATCCAGAGAGACTGAAGTTCTTCGCCGAGATGGTGGTTAGGGCATACGACCCGTGCATCTCCTGTTCCGTGCACGTGGCGAGGCTTTAG
- a CDS encoding TRAM domain-containing protein — protein MYGDRFGGYGQEAPVKVGERYTVKIESLGKGGDGIAKIKGFVIFVPNTQVGDEVEIVINSVKRKFAFASVIE, from the coding sequence ATGTATGGAGACAGGTTTGGTGGATATGGACAGGAAGCCCCAGTTAAGGTTGGGGAGAGATACACGGTCAAGATTGAGAGCCTCGGAAAGGGCGGTGACGGCATCGCCAAGATAAAGGGGTTCGTCATATTCGTCCCGAACACCCAGGTCGGCGACGAGGTTGAGATCGTTATCAACTCAGTCAAGAGGAAGTTCGCTTTCGCCTCAGTCATTGAATGA
- the hydG gene encoding NADPH-dependent hydrogenase/sulfhydrogenase 1 subunit gamma has protein sequence MVLPKEIMMPNDNPYALHRAKVLKVYQLTEKEKLFLFRFEDAELAEKWTFRPGQFVQLTIPGVGEVPISICSSPMRRGFFELCIRKAGRVTTVIHRLKPGDTVLVRGPYGNGFPVDEWEGMDLLLIAAGLGTAPLRSVFLYAMDNRWKYGNITFINTARYGKDLLFYKELEAMKDLAEAENVKIIQSVTRDPDWPGRKGRPQNFIPEANTNPKKTAVAICGPPRMYKAVFESLINYGYRPENIYVTLERKMKCGIGKCGHCNVGTSTSWKYICKDGPVFGYFDIISTPGLLD, from the coding sequence ATGGTTCTTCCAAAGGAGATAATGATGCCGAACGACAACCCCTACGCGCTCCACAGGGCGAAGGTGCTTAAAGTTTACCAGCTCACGGAGAAGGAAAAGCTGTTCCTCTTCAGGTTTGAGGATGCCGAGCTTGCAGAAAAGTGGACGTTTAGGCCGGGACAGTTCGTCCAGCTCACAATCCCAGGAGTCGGTGAGGTTCCGATAAGCATCTGCTCATCACCGATGAGACGCGGCTTCTTCGAGCTGTGCATCAGGAAGGCTGGAAGGGTTACAACCGTAATTCACCGCCTTAAACCCGGCGACACCGTTCTCGTTCGCGGCCCCTACGGAAACGGCTTCCCCGTTGACGAGTGGGAGGGAATGGACCTCCTCCTCATCGCGGCAGGTCTCGGAACTGCACCGCTCAGGAGCGTCTTCCTCTACGCCATGGACAACCGCTGGAAGTACGGGAACATAACCTTCATCAACACGGCGAGGTATGGTAAGGATCTCCTCTTCTACAAGGAGCTTGAGGCCATGAAGGACTTAGCTGAAGCCGAGAACGTCAAGATAATCCAGAGTGTGACGAGAGACCCGGACTGGCCGGGAAGAAAAGGCAGGCCCCAGAACTTCATTCCCGAGGCGAACACGAACCCGAAGAAGACTGCCGTGGCCATCTGCGGCCCACCGAGGATGTACAAGGCCGTCTTCGAGTCCCTCATCAACTACGGTTATCGCCCGGAGAACATCTACGTGACCCTGGAGAGGAAGATGAAGTGCGGGATAGGCAAATGCGGCCACTGCAACGTCGGAACGAGTACGAGCTGGAAGTACATCTGCAAAGACGGACCGGTCTTCGGCTACTTCGACATAATATCAACACCGGGCTTGCTTGACTGA